A single genomic interval of Spinacia oleracea cultivar Varoflay chromosome 6, BTI_SOV_V1, whole genome shotgun sequence harbors:
- the LOC110788068 gene encoding MA3 DOMAIN-CONTAINING TRANSLATION REGULATORY FACTOR 2-like isoform X2 produces MMELKDHVISKENQELLNGTRVSVDPYTAAPLQVATTIKPHGNLQSYSTVEGSLESTKESSPKGGVDVKEKCRGISNKKNIYIFRHDDFMYNNNEDEVLTPRTRSIAMEEYRKKSIVVIEEYFANDDVVSTTNELRDLGMPNYDYYFVKKLVSMAMDKHAKEKEMAAVLLSSLYADAISPSQIYKGFSKLVECVDDLIVDIPNVVDTLALFIARAIIDDILPPIFLTKQMNILLKESKGVEVIKRVEKGYLSVPYHTEIIENKWGGSKNKTAEDIKAKISTLLTEFVVSGDKKEACRCIKELNVPYFHHEIMKRALLIAMEKRKAEGKILELLRMTAEEGLINSSQINKGFNRMIDTIDDLSLDIPNARRILQSLISKCASEGWLPVSSLKSFSIEPKKRSLEEGAAKSFKSKAQAIIQEYFLSRDTMEVYNCLESENCISSSELNVVFVKRLINLAMDRKNKEKEMASILLSSLSLPAEDVANGFIMLIESADDTSLDNPIIVEDLVKFLARAVIDEVITPSQLADIGNQIIGCDSIGNKIIQMTKSLLKARLCGERILRCWGGEGSRGNGWTVDDVKDKIGKLLEEYECGGGLTEAFRCIKELGMPFFHHEVVKKALVIVMEKKNERMWNLLQECFTSGLITMNQMTKGFARVEESLDDLALDVPDAKQQFSCYIEKAKSLGWMDPSYFYKPTTT; encoded by the exons ATGATGGAGCTCAAAGACCATGTAATATCAAAGGAAAACCAAGAACTTCTCAATGGTACTAGGGTAAGCGTCGATCCTTATACGGCCGCTCCTTTACAAGTAGCAACAACCATTAAACCTCATGGAAATTTACAAAGTTATTCAACGGTTGAAGGATCATTGGAATCAACCAAAGAAAGTTCACCAAAAG GTGGTGTGGACGTAAAAGAAAAATGCAGAGGTATatcaaataaaaagaatatCTATATCTTTCGCCATGATGATTTCATGTACAATAACAATGAG GACGAGGTTTTAACTCCAAGAACAAGAAGCATAGCAATGGAGGAGTATAGGAAGAAATCTATAGTCGTTATAGAAGAATACTTTGCAAATGACGATGTTGTTTCTACAACAAATGAATTAAGAGACCTTGGGATGCCAAACTACgattattattttgttaagaAACTTGTCTCAATGGCCATGGATAAACATGCCAAGGAGAAGGAAATGGCTGCGGTCTTACTATCTTCTCTTTATGCTGATGCGATTAGTCCTTCACAAATTTATAAAGGGTTTTCAAAACTGGTTGAATGTGTGGATGATTTGATTGTGGATATACCAAATGTTGTGGATACACTGGCTCTATTTATCGCAAGAGCGATTATAGACGATATTCTACCACCAATATTTTTAACTAAGCAAATGAATATCTTACTAAAAGAATCTAAGGGGGTTGAAGTCATAAAAAGAGTAGAGAAGGGTTATTTATCAGTACCTTATCATACTGAGATAATTGAAAATAAATGGGGAGGAAGTAAGAATAAAACAGCCGAAGATATCAAAGCAAAAATAAGCACGTTATTGACAGAATTTGTTGTTAGTGGCGATAAGAAAGAGGCTTGTAGGTGCATAAAAGAGTTGAATGTTCCATATTTCCACCACGAAATCATGAAACGCGCTTTGCTAATTGCGATGGAGAAAAGAAAAGCTGAAGGTAAGATCTTAGAGTTACTAAGAATGACAGCGGAAGAAGGTCTAATAAATTCAAGTCAGATAAATAAAGGATTTAATCGAATGATTGACACCATTGATGATTTGTCACTTGACATACCAAATGCTAGACGAATACTTCAATCCTTAATCTCAAAATGTGCATCTGAAGGTTGGTTACCAGTTTCATCCTTAaagtcattttcaatagagccAAAAAAGAGATCGCTTGAGGAAGGTGCTGCAAAATCTTTTAAATCGAAAGCTCAAGCCATCATTCAAGAGTACTTCTTATCACGAGATACAATGGAGGTATACAATTGCCTAGAATCAGAGAATTGTATATCATCTTCAGAGTTGAACGTCGTATTTGTCAAGAGATTAATAAACTTAGCAATGGACCGTAAAAATAAGGAGAAAGAAATGGCATCCATTCTTCTTTCATCTTTAAGTTTACCAGCAGAGGATGTCGCAAATGGATTTATTATGCTAATAGAGTCCGCTGATGATACATCCTTGGATAATCCAATTATTGTTGAGGATCTAGTAAAGTTTCTAGCTAGAGCAGTAATAGATGAAGTGATAACTCCTTCTCAATTGGCGGACATAGGTAACCAAATTATTGGGTGTGATTCAATAGGAAATAAGATCATTCAAATGACAAAGTCACTTTTGAAAGCCCGTCTTTGTGGGGAGCGTATATTAAGGTGTTGGGGTGGTGAAGGAAGTCGAGGAAATGGGTGGACTGTAGACGATGTGAAAGATAAGATAGGGAAACTTTTAGAAGAATACGAGTGTGGAGGGGGTCTAACAGAAGCATTTAGGTGCATAAAGGAGTTAGGGATGCCTTTCTTTCACCATGAAGTTGTGAAGAAAGCATTAGTGATCGTCATggagaagaaaaatgaaagaatgtggaatttgcTACAAGAGTGTTTTACTTCAGGGCTTATAACAATGAATCAAATGACAAAGGGTTTTGCAAGAGTAGAAGAATCCCTTGATGACTTGGCCTTAGATGTTCCAGATGCCAAGCAACAATTTTCTTGTTATATTGAAAAGGCCAAGAGTTT
- the LOC110788068 gene encoding MA3 DOMAIN-CONTAINING TRANSLATION REGULATORY FACTOR 2-like isoform X1: MMELKDHVISKENQELLNGTRVSVDPYTAAPLQVATTIKPHGNLQSYSTVEGSLESTKESSPKGGVDVKEKCRGISNKKNIYIFRHDDFMYNNNEVFVFLYLTQDEVLTPRTRSIAMEEYRKKSIVVIEEYFANDDVVSTTNELRDLGMPNYDYYFVKKLVSMAMDKHAKEKEMAAVLLSSLYADAISPSQIYKGFSKLVECVDDLIVDIPNVVDTLALFIARAIIDDILPPIFLTKQMNILLKESKGVEVIKRVEKGYLSVPYHTEIIENKWGGSKNKTAEDIKAKISTLLTEFVVSGDKKEACRCIKELNVPYFHHEIMKRALLIAMEKRKAEGKILELLRMTAEEGLINSSQINKGFNRMIDTIDDLSLDIPNARRILQSLISKCASEGWLPVSSLKSFSIEPKKRSLEEGAAKSFKSKAQAIIQEYFLSRDTMEVYNCLESENCISSSELNVVFVKRLINLAMDRKNKEKEMASILLSSLSLPAEDVANGFIMLIESADDTSLDNPIIVEDLVKFLARAVIDEVITPSQLADIGNQIIGCDSIGNKIIQMTKSLLKARLCGERILRCWGGEGSRGNGWTVDDVKDKIGKLLEEYECGGGLTEAFRCIKELGMPFFHHEVVKKALVIVMEKKNERMWNLLQECFTSGLITMNQMTKGFARVEESLDDLALDVPDAKQQFSCYIEKAKSLGWMDPSYFYKPTTT; encoded by the exons ATGATGGAGCTCAAAGACCATGTAATATCAAAGGAAAACCAAGAACTTCTCAATGGTACTAGGGTAAGCGTCGATCCTTATACGGCCGCTCCTTTACAAGTAGCAACAACCATTAAACCTCATGGAAATTTACAAAGTTATTCAACGGTTGAAGGATCATTGGAATCAACCAAAGAAAGTTCACCAAAAG GTGGTGTGGACGTAAAAGAAAAATGCAGAGGTATatcaaataaaaagaatatCTATATCTTTCGCCATGATGATTTCATGTACAATAACAATGAG GTATTTGTTTTCTTATATTTAACGCAGGACGAGGTTTTAACTCCAAGAACAAGAAGCATAGCAATGGAGGAGTATAGGAAGAAATCTATAGTCGTTATAGAAGAATACTTTGCAAATGACGATGTTGTTTCTACAACAAATGAATTAAGAGACCTTGGGATGCCAAACTACgattattattttgttaagaAACTTGTCTCAATGGCCATGGATAAACATGCCAAGGAGAAGGAAATGGCTGCGGTCTTACTATCTTCTCTTTATGCTGATGCGATTAGTCCTTCACAAATTTATAAAGGGTTTTCAAAACTGGTTGAATGTGTGGATGATTTGATTGTGGATATACCAAATGTTGTGGATACACTGGCTCTATTTATCGCAAGAGCGATTATAGACGATATTCTACCACCAATATTTTTAACTAAGCAAATGAATATCTTACTAAAAGAATCTAAGGGGGTTGAAGTCATAAAAAGAGTAGAGAAGGGTTATTTATCAGTACCTTATCATACTGAGATAATTGAAAATAAATGGGGAGGAAGTAAGAATAAAACAGCCGAAGATATCAAAGCAAAAATAAGCACGTTATTGACAGAATTTGTTGTTAGTGGCGATAAGAAAGAGGCTTGTAGGTGCATAAAAGAGTTGAATGTTCCATATTTCCACCACGAAATCATGAAACGCGCTTTGCTAATTGCGATGGAGAAAAGAAAAGCTGAAGGTAAGATCTTAGAGTTACTAAGAATGACAGCGGAAGAAGGTCTAATAAATTCAAGTCAGATAAATAAAGGATTTAATCGAATGATTGACACCATTGATGATTTGTCACTTGACATACCAAATGCTAGACGAATACTTCAATCCTTAATCTCAAAATGTGCATCTGAAGGTTGGTTACCAGTTTCATCCTTAaagtcattttcaatagagccAAAAAAGAGATCGCTTGAGGAAGGTGCTGCAAAATCTTTTAAATCGAAAGCTCAAGCCATCATTCAAGAGTACTTCTTATCACGAGATACAATGGAGGTATACAATTGCCTAGAATCAGAGAATTGTATATCATCTTCAGAGTTGAACGTCGTATTTGTCAAGAGATTAATAAACTTAGCAATGGACCGTAAAAATAAGGAGAAAGAAATGGCATCCATTCTTCTTTCATCTTTAAGTTTACCAGCAGAGGATGTCGCAAATGGATTTATTATGCTAATAGAGTCCGCTGATGATACATCCTTGGATAATCCAATTATTGTTGAGGATCTAGTAAAGTTTCTAGCTAGAGCAGTAATAGATGAAGTGATAACTCCTTCTCAATTGGCGGACATAGGTAACCAAATTATTGGGTGTGATTCAATAGGAAATAAGATCATTCAAATGACAAAGTCACTTTTGAAAGCCCGTCTTTGTGGGGAGCGTATATTAAGGTGTTGGGGTGGTGAAGGAAGTCGAGGAAATGGGTGGACTGTAGACGATGTGAAAGATAAGATAGGGAAACTTTTAGAAGAATACGAGTGTGGAGGGGGTCTAACAGAAGCATTTAGGTGCATAAAGGAGTTAGGGATGCCTTTCTTTCACCATGAAGTTGTGAAGAAAGCATTAGTGATCGTCATggagaagaaaaatgaaagaatgtggaatttgcTACAAGAGTGTTTTACTTCAGGGCTTATAACAATGAATCAAATGACAAAGGGTTTTGCAAGAGTAGAAGAATCCCTTGATGACTTGGCCTTAGATGTTCCAGATGCCAAGCAACAATTTTCTTGTTATATTGAAAAGGCCAAGAGTTT